The window GCAGTCCGAGCTGGGCGACTACGACCCCGACGAGCTGGGCAGCGACTACATCAGCGAGCTGCGCTTCGCTCCCAACCAGACCAAAGAGCTCGAGGAGAAAGTGATGGAGCTGCACAAGACCTACAAGTGAGTCAGAGCAGGGCAGACGGTCTCTGAAGACCACCGGCGCTATAACTGGACGCACTCTGCAGCTGAAATCATCCATGAAAACATCCAGGCTAGAAGAGCTTTATTCATCTGCTTCTGGTTGGTGGCTGATGTGTTGTGTCTCGTCCAGGGGGATGACTCCGGCCGAGGCAGAGATTCACTTCCTGGAAAACGCCAAGAAGCTGTCCATGTACGGCGTGGACCTCCATCATGCGAAGGTAACCCGTTTACAGCCTTTGTTTTTCAGAAGTAGCGCCAGAGGGAAACGGTTAACTGGTGTGCAGCTTTCAAGAATGTGCTGAAGATTGAACTGTGTTGATTTCTTAGACGCTCCAGGGAGTTCATTCTTGAATTCAGCTTTTAAATCGATCTTTCTGGAGTCGtcctcctacagactgttaaTTAACACCAgatatgatgatgatgatgctgtcAAACGTATGGCTCCCGGGCCGGAACCGGCCCGCCACAAGATGAAATGATGACATTAACTGCAGTACAATCatttgaccaccaggggcgCAATTTAAGCTCAGTCAGTTTAATACACAGCTGTAAAACTCCGATAATTTCTAGAATTTGAGTTTTTCTGATCATATACGAACCAGCAGACTGTATTTTGGAATTCAAGCCACATGTGGTCAATTATTTTCTGCCTTTGAAGATGTAAATATTATTAGAAGTGATTAAAATCCACTAAAATGTGCTGACATACTTCCAAACAGGAAAACTCATACTAAAACAAAGCTAACAGAGCTGACTTTTGTGAATGGGACATTGACCTATCCGCTGGAATAAACGGCGTGCTGAAGCTTCCTCTGCGTTGGCGGTAGCGGCGGCCGTCCTCGCCGTGCAGCATCACCCCAGAGATCGATCCTCTCTCGTGACCCTCTCATGCCGTCAGTAGCAATGCTTGGcaccacagcgccgccgcttcacaCACATCACCTCCGCCTCCGCGACGCCTCGGTCTGAAcatgctgactgactgacatcTCACCGCTTCTTCTCACAGTTTGCGAGGgttggggagggagggggggggggtagtcTGGAGCCCAGCTCGACTTGATTTTACCGTGCATGAAATCGAACCGGCTGTTATAGCGGCGGCCGTAAAGAGAGAGCAGGAGTCTGACTGCCGTCTTCATAAAGGAAAATTACAGCCATCAGTCTTCTTGATACCAGACAGCCGTCAGGGCGCTTTGAACGGCGGAGTGTGAGAAACGGGAACGGATATTGCCTCCACAGATCAGATGGAGGAGATGGCAGAGACGAAGCGGCCTTGATCAGGCCCAGCAGTGCACAGTGTTTCCTCTGCGAGTCGCGCTTTGatacaaaagaagagaaaaacagacgcACATATCAGACCCGCATCCCTCTCttgtcttctctcctctctcatgaAATGCAAAGTTGGTAGGGAGTCTCTATGAGAGCTTGGCTCCAGCTGAGGGAGAGGTAAGAGGCTGCTTCCCATGTGCTTCACCtgaacgagtgtgtgtgtgtgtgtgtgtgtgtgtgtgtgtttgtggtttccaCAAGTGCATGGTTCCATCGCGCGTAGTCACTTTTCCACATCCCGTCCGGTCACTCCTCCATTGGTTTCACCCGCTCATCTCACGCTTGGTGCAGTGAAGAGCGGCGTCCCgtgcttcactgtagcttccgCCGCCGGGCGCtgctcctctcctgtcctcacTGGGAGATTAAAGCTCCTCATGCCTGACTCAACTCTCCACTTGCCTGCTTTGTTTACCCTCTTATCACCATAAGGCTCCTTCCTTCAATGTCTTCTTTGTTCCCGCTGTGCACCGACGCCTGAACGCCTCCCGTAGATCCTCTAGTCACTTCATGATTTGCAGTAAAGACGAGCGGCGCTGTGGTcaatgacttcctgtctgggcGCTGCGTTGCTCTCCCCACCTATGAAGGAGATTCACGACCATtttccttatttcagtttgatttttcttcgtgtgtgtgtgtgtgtgtgtcgctcgcAGGACTCTGAGGGTGTGGAGATCATGCTTGGAGTTTGCGCCAGTGGCCTCCTCATCTACAGAGACAGGTTGCGGATCAACAGATTCGCCTGGCCCAAAATCCTCAAGATCTCCTACAAGAGGAACAACTTCTACATCAAAATCCGACCTGGAGAGGTGAGGAACGCTTCAGGAAAACTAGTTTTCACTAGTCTTCAGCGTTTGCTGAGATTGTCgtcattttctgcagtaattgtttagttttttgaaactgttgatattttctgctgtttcccgTTCAAGACgaaacgtggcccctgaactggGAACACACGAGCACGGTGCTGAAAAGGCACATTTAAACACAgcgttttctctgtttttgcagTTTGAGCAGTTCGAAAGCACGATCGGTTTCAAGCTTCCAAATCACCGCGCTGCCAAACGGCtgtggaaggtgtgtgtggagcaccACACCTTCTTCAGGTGAGAATGTCGAACAGCCATCATGCTGTGACGGTAGAAATTCCTCGTCTGGAGCGATACGTCCCCCCGGTGTTGTCGGGCGCAGTGAGCCGGTCTGACGGCTCTCCGGGGGTTTTACCGCGTCACGGTTTGGTGAacgggtgtgtgtttgttcccgGCGACAGGCTGGTGTCCCCCGAGGCGCCCCCAAAGAAGTTCCTGAGCCTGGGCTCCAAGTTCCGCTACAGCGGCAGGACGCAGGCCCAGACCCGCCGGGCCAGCTCGCAGATCATCAGACCGGCGCCGCTCTTCGAGCGCTCCTCCAGCAAACGCTACAACATGTCGCGCAGCCTGGACGGAGGTGAGGAGAGGCGGAGTCGTTCTCCCGACGCCTCGGGCGGATGAATCAAACTCTCGAAGGCTTCCGAACGAGGCGTCGGCGTTCCTCTGACCTCCGTCACGTCTGGCTTTCAGCCCCCATCACGGAGAACCACGAGACTCTGATGAAGGACGGCGTCGCCGACGGGGCGGCCAAGGTCATCGCCAAGGGAGACATCATCACCACGGTGACGACGGAGAagaaggcggaggaggagagcgccgAGCGGGAGGACGCCCAGAAAGACGCCGCCGAGACTCCGGACGCCGCCACCACTACGGCGCTCAGACAAGACACCAAGGTACAGCCGCACGGCGGCGCGTGAGTGGCGGGCGTCGGAGGACGCCCCGCCCAAGAGCTGCTGGGACGCTTCTAgagtttaatttgattttctttcccGATAGATTGAGCTTACCGCGCGGCCCGACGAGGCCTCGACGCTGCTCATTCTGTGTGCGCTTTACtaattagcttttcttttcttgtcctTCCTTTGACCCCTCACACTACACTCGTGTGTGTGCTCATGCGTACTCGCCCTCCTCCCCCTTCgcttccctcacacacacacactcacacacacgtcatcgcccccccctccccatcaGTGTTCCCCTCATGTGTTCACGACCGACCCCCTCCGCTCCGAGCTCTCGCTCCCCTCATCCCCCGTCTCATCCACCAAAGTCCGGCGGCGGCGCAGGGACGGCGCCCGCAAGCGGGCGTCGTCCGTCAGCCCGGCCAAGAGCGGCGCCGGGCGCCAGCGGCGGCAGGCCCACGCCGACCGCAAggcggcgctgctggaggagcaggcgCTGCTGCTGTCGGCCCGCAAGCAGAGGCTGGAGCAGGGCAAGCGgcgccacggcggcggcggcacgctcttctccttctccctgcACCTGCCCGACCTGTCGTCCATCCTGGACGAGGACGGCTACATCACTTTCCCCGACCTGTCGGAGATGCGCTTCCTGCCCGAGTGCGCGCAGAACTTCCTCCCCATCAAGTCCCCGTCGCTCATCCcctgcttcctcttcatcttcttcttcctgctgtccACCTCCTTCTCCGTGCCCTACGCCCTCACCCTCTCCTTCCCGCTGGCGCTGTGTCTCTGCTACCTGGAGCCCAAGGCTGCCTCCTTGACCGCCTCCATAGCCCAGGGCTACCATGACCATGACAgttcagaggaagaggaggtgtgtgtgtgtttgcgtgtgtgtgtgtgtgtgtatgttccaGTACAGTGACGGTCCATTCGAGCGGTTAATCCCGTGGCTCCGCCGTCTCGCCGGCTCGGAGCCGACCTGGAGACCGTTGTGTGTCCCAGCGTCTTGTCAGCGTCCTACTTTCAGACCTTCATCTCTGCCGCtcatcccatcctgcagacGCATCTCCACCTGCATCGCCCGCGCACAGAGATGAACCCGCACGCCCCATCATGCCGCGTGGCTCAGGAACCGTTTACACGACGGCGCTTCGGGTGGAAACTCattctgagcatgtgcagaggagTCGTTAGCCGCGtttcctccgtctccatggagacgggccTCAGTCTCCTTCAGAAGGTCTCGTTTTCACCCGTCTCCACAGAAACGGAGTCTAGGGATGGGTTCCAAATGCTGCCGAGTACCGATTCACTTAAAATTAATAAcgcatccttgtgactgtgagaGAGTGGAAGAATTGGTGTTTTTCCCAGCCGAACCTGAACACAgcatcgcacacacacaggagcgtTCAGTCAACGATGCAAATCACTGCGGCGGGAAAACTTCTAAtctgaggaagctcctggttTAACAGAAGATTTTTCTCAAGGCTGAGCAGAGCGGCTTTTCAAACAGCTTCACGATCTACGGCTGCATTCGgcactgttagcatgctagcatagCACCCATTAGCGAGTCGGCTGCAGCCAGgaacaaattaacatttatgaCCACATAAACACTCTAAAGCACCGGGAATTGGTACCGTACTGGTTCAGGTGTGAACCGTGCCCATCCCTGACGGAGTCaagtgttttccaaaagttccgTTTTCAGTTTTAGCGTTTTCTCCTGAAGTCGTGTAAACGGGCTCTCAGACTCGGCGCCATAACGTGAGGGTTAGACGCAAAGTGCCGGCGCCGTCCATCACTTCCTCAGACTTGTTCTTAACGCCGACTGCCGGATTTCCATTTCAAAGAAACAGAACTCTAAATATTTGACTCTGCGTTCTCATTAGACGTTTCGATGATTAGAGGTAATCAGCGCTCGTCATTGAATCACTAATTCCTCACatttgaaaacacagctttgtgTCTAacccatctgtgtgtgtgcgctatcgtgtgtgtgtgtgtgtgtgtttgtgtgtgagtgtctcaTCATCACAGTGATGATCACCAGCTGCATGGGAACACCTCCACCTTCATCCTCGCTCTCAGTCTCTCTGCACTGAAACCTGACTGCGTCGAAGCAGCACGGATTCAGATGAATCATTCAGATTTCTCCGGGAAGCGTTTGAGCGACGGGGTTTACTGGCGTTtttccctccgccgccgctcgtGCCGAGAGACTGCGACTCGCTAAGACATCCAGATCACCCTCGGCGTCGACATGCATggagcggaggggggagggcCTGAAAGTCAGGTTACTGCTCAGCAGCTCAATTGTCAGATCCGGTCCTCTGCGCTGCGTTCGAGCGACGGCGCAGCAGACTTGGCGGCCGCCTGGAAGCAATTCCACCAAAAAGTTCGCATCCTGAACCCAACAGCCTAAAGCCTCGTGACCGACCGAGGGTTCAACTTCCTCTGACTCTGTTTTGCTTGcttatttttcatttgcttcttatcttttctttttttcttttttctttttcgtccTCCTTCAGATcttgtctgttgtgttttctgaaaatgtgtcgCCCGTTTGGTCAAGCAGTTCAGTTCATTTCCATTCGTCCCATCTGTGGTTCTCTCtgtacattttgaaaatcacTGTTGTGGAAGACTTACAATGTGGCTTCTTCTGGTCTCTCTCGCTTGCCTCTCGGATCGGTTTGTCGAAGCAGACCGACAGCGAACAAACTGACTTTGCCTTTGACGGAGAGATGACGGCCACAGAGGTTTGTACATCAGAGAAAGACTGTGAAACACCGAGAGGACTTCTTTATTGGGGCTGTGATGTTTGTGAACGTACAGTCAGatcagtgtgtctctctgtcGTCTTGCTGCCCTGCATGTTTTGCTCGATCTGGACCCGTTATGGACATTCAGTTctcccttgttttgttttttttttaagtcttcaaCAACTTTTGAGTTTGTCTTTGAGTGTTTTATCATCTGGAAGAAGAGATGCTGTGAACAATTGCGAGATAAGTTAAAATAATATCGGCTCCAGAAGGATCTAGTATTCCTGAATGACGTCAAAACAAACTTCAGGATCAGGAGGAAACACTGGTGGAGAAGTTTGACTTGAATTGGGTTTACATCGTTAGTAGGCAGTGGTTATTCGCTTTAACAGGTTTAATAACTTCAGCAGTCTTCCTGTTGAGTTCACCTGACTGTATTCTTCCAAACAGCTGAGCGCGTCGGTTAAATCGAGGCCTTTCAGTTGTAAATAAGTGTTTCAGGTTAGTACAGCAGGACTCGGCAGTGTGTAGACAATcagtttgaagcttttttttgcTCAGTTGTACACTTTCTATCAGATTTCAAAAGGATGTTGGaaggatgttttattttgaaaagttggagcTACAGGCAAACATTAGGAAattcctgactttttttttttttttcccttttggggggcggaggggggctATTTTACCACCATATTTTCACTTCTCTTAGTCTGATTGTTCGTGATTTCGTTGCTCAGGTAAAGTGAACTCACTTTGCATTTAGCTCcgaaccaggggtgtcaaacataaggcctgtggaccaaatTCAGCATGAGAGATTCTCCAGTCCGGTCGACAAAGCCACCAAGCAAACCGTTcaaatttcacaaaaaacataGATTTTGTGGGTCAACAGACACACTGCTGGGATTTAAAGCTTAAAGTTAAAGCGATACctaaacattttggcaaattggcccatctagggcaattcggtagtcatttagaacagcatacttactttttttgtgagggcgagctgttgtttattcagcggtgagtctgaggagagcttcacggcggacataatggaagtggatggtacagtagcttccctcgtcaaactcatcaatccaacacaatccaacaaccccaaaacacactttggtggacacgttataatccccacattcactacgctgtgaaatattaatgcaaaattacgagattgagcgtttttttgcgaagattgccaagacggaactacttactaaacatggcgtctgggcgtagtgatctcaaaagaaaaaatagttcccaatatttgcttcaatgtcgtaatgctacaatattatttgttggtgtttcacagcgtagtgaatgtgcagattataacgtgtccaccaaagtgtgttttggggttgttggattgtgtatttgatgagtttgacgagggaagcaactgtaccgtccacttccattatgtctgccgtgaagctctcctcagacgcaccgctgaataaacaacagctcgccctcacaaaaaaagtaagtatgctgttctaaatgactaccgaattgccctagatgggccaatttgccaaaatgttgaagtatcgctttaaaggttCTAGTTTTAGCGGTCCAGTCCTGTCAAGGTGaaactgaaatatgtttgacagccctgatcTGAAGGGTTCTGGGTAACGATCACCAAACActcattttcttctccttttccgTCTCGCCTCTCCGCCTCTGGTTTCCCTCTTCCTGACTCTCTCCGTTTCCCCCCTCGTGCTCTCTCGTCTCACgctctgtgtgtctgtatgcTCTCTCAGTCGGACGCCGACGAGGACTCTGAGATGCGGACTCAGGTACCCCGGGCTGGCCCGCTGGCCCCGCTCAGTGCATCGCCCCTCCACCAGATGCACTGAGACGCCactcacgccgccgccgctcgccgtcacCGCTCCACTCTTTCCCCCGCCTTGCCTCACAGACTGCCGCTGCTCTCTAAAACTCGccgttttcctctcctcctcgggGGCTTGCTCTGTGGAAACAgtcattttcatcttttctttgctGCCGCTTTGCTGAAGTGTCTcatcttttcaggtttttcttgaaCTTTCCCCCAGACTCACGCTCCATCATGTCATTACCGTGGAAGACAAAGCTCCCGTTTTCTCCTCCTCGGTCACGTCTTCACActtctttttcccctctttgtGTCTTCGCAGTATAGTTTCATAAGACGAGTAAAAGGGGAAAACGTTTTTATCAGGCATAGTAATCTGATGCTGGAGGTTGGTAAAGCATGCCTGAACCCAGCATGGGCCTGCTTCTGGTTACTGTTAACGCATAAACCTGCCGGTGTGACAGGCGGGATTCAGTTTTTTGCTGTGTGCATCCGTCTCCTCGACTCCGTTACGACCAATAAACCACTAAACCAAGTCGGTGTCGAGCTCTAATGAGATTTGGGAGTGTTGTGCTGAACTAAAGCGGTGAGCCGGTCTCTGCATGCCTCattggttttcattcatttaggCTGGTCTTAAATGTGCTTTTGGCATTTAAGCACACGCTGTTTGGTTAACAGCCGTCACGGGGGGGGGGTTCGTTCTGTTATTTGTTTTGAGATGGCCGGTTCAGGTCCGAGACGACCTTTCTCCacggctgctttttttttatgttgctcAACATGATTATTAGTAATTGATTGGATATGCGAGTTACGTGAAGCATGGCCGTCGctcgcccccccctcccccctcccgctCCCGCCCTCACCCACCCCCCCGTATCATGGTTGATGGGCCGATGCAGGACACGGAGCCTCCGGCGGAGATGGTCAAGCACCAGACCAACATCAGCGAGCTGAAGCGCTCCTTCCTGGagacgggcggcggcggcggcggcggcgcggccggCCTGACGGAGTGGGAGAAGAGGCTGTCCTCGTCTCCGGTCCGCTCCCCCCGGGCGGACGAGGCGCCGATGATAGAgccgctggagctgcaggacgtaAGCTGCAGGCCGACGCATGAGTGTGTTCCGCATGAAGCCGCTCCCGGGTCCAGAACGACTCCAGAACCAGTCTGACGCGCTTCACGCCACGTCTGAAACAAGATCATTTTTTTTAGCAATAAGCGATCATAGAAATTTGTCTTGGTATTCCATCCTGAGGCTTTTGATCGGGTATGACTGCGGTGTGCTGCGAAGCTTCATCTTCACTCCTGATGTGTGGTTCGACCTGATAGACCGACTGAAGCGGCGCTGATTAAACTCTCTAAGATAACAAGGAGCTGACGTGAAGCTCCGGAGcgtctctcctccagcagcccgaTGGTCTGAACACCCTGTTTTCTGTCTTAACGGAGCTGAACTCTCTTCGTTTCTCTCCCCTGCAGactaaagaggaggaggaggaggaggcaggagacgGGACGAAAGGAGGAGTGGAACCAAAAACCATCGAGGTCAGTTTGCGCTCAAGGCTCCGTAATGTAGTGATTTAgcccattttaaatgtaataaagcccATAATGTAATTACTGAATCACTCTGATAACTTAGTACATAAAGGAGCAGCAAATAAAAATAGGTGTAGTGGATGAGACTCATTCATGTAGGAGCGCACTCGGTTATCACTGTGATAAAAATCGTTTTCACTAATCAAATATGAAATGTAAACAGGACTGCAGGTAATGAAAAACACGTTCAGTTGGAGCGATTTGATAAGAAGTGGCTGTTAGCGAACGACACTCAGACGTCATTTGCCCAGAGACGCTGTGATTAGCTCCTGACAGGATGTGCTCAGACTCCACGAAACTTCTTCAAATTAAAGGGAACTCAATTGAATATATTGATCCTGAAGACACTTCAGTGTTCTGAGCTTCAGATGGTTTTTAATTCCACACAACAGTGTTTAAATAACTAAATTTAAACAGAAAAGACCTCTAACAGAGACGTGAGCGATCAGAATGCTGGATCTAGTGTTTCCTGTGGCTGCGGTGTGgatctttgtctttttcacGTTTGGCTCTTTCTGCTTCCTGAAACCACCTTTTAACCACTTTTCTGTCGAAtcttctctccagtgtctcagaTGCGACTTTGTCGTTTCATAGTGGGTCATTTCTGCCATTCTGAGATTAAaagtctcacttcctgtttgtgtgtccggAGCCGTCCTCTGTCCGTTAACCTGAGCGATGCGTTTCCAACGAGCCGAGTGTCTCCCCAGGCGGCAGCAGGATACCTGGTGAAATACGTGGTGGATAGCGTGGTGACGGAGGGGGCCACCTCCTCGGGCCCCCACGGCATCAGTCTGTCCACCACCATGGACGACGACGTCTTCATGGACGGGACgctgagggaggtggaggagaaaaccCCGGACTCCCAGGAGGAGGCGTCGGAGAAGGTCAGCCCCGGCGCGGTGAGGCAGGAAGTGTCGCAGGCCATCACCGACAAGAAGGGAACGCTCATCATCCTGAAGGAGGCCGAGGAGAAAGAAGACACCGAGCGCGAAGACGCCAGTCCCCCGGGGGGAGACGGAGAGCCGTTTGTCTCCGGAGAGTTCGCAGTCGACGAGAACGAAATCCAGCGCCGCTCCTCAGAGGAAACGGCCGCCGCCGTAGAGACGCCGCCCGCCGCGGTCAAGATGCTGAGTCCGAAAGAGGAGATTCAAAATGAAGACGTGACCCGGTTCAAACGCGTCGACTCGCCCAAGAAGGCCATGGCGGCGTGGATTTCCGAGGAGGCGAAGACGGAGGCCACGAAAGAGACGAAGACCGAAGGAGAGACGCTGCAGAAAGTGGAAATCTTCACCTTCGAAGAAGTGCGGTCGCAGCCGCCGGAGTTCCCGGTTTCTGAAACCTCGGCTGCGTCTCTGGCAGTGGTACCGTATGAAAGCTCCGTccctccaccagcaccacccGCTGCCTCCCCTCATCGCCCCCTTCTGACAGCCGTTAAACCCGTTTAACAGGAGTGAGAAGACGCCCCTGCATGGCTGACAGCCCCCTAACACCCAGACCCAGCTGCTCTCTGCACATCTAACCGCTGCTGCTTTCTCCATTCGACTCTTTtgggtttggtttgttttttttttttttttctttactcctCAGTTTCTTGACAGCTCAAACCGCTTGCCTGCCGCTGATAAGCAGAGAAACGGGGTCTCAG of the Salarias fasciatus chromosome 18, fSalaFa1.1, whole genome shotgun sequence genome contains:
- the epb41l3b gene encoding band 4.1-like protein 3b, whose protein sequence is MTTESGADSEAKQPQEKGKGKPAAAAASQPTSPQNQPEQLPAAAGHSTPARKEQDQQDDDQTSHRSSTSRLSRSPLRGVKKVKIMQCKVTLLDGSDFTLNMEKRAKGQLLFDNVCDHLNLLEKDYFGITYRDVENQKNWLDPSKELKKQIRTGPWNFAFNVKFYPPDPSQLTEDITRYYLCLQLRDDVVSGRLPCSFATHTVLGSYTVQSELGDYDPDELGSDYISELRFAPNQTKELEEKVMELHKTYKGMTPAEAEIHFLENAKKLSMYGVDLHHAKLVGSLYESLAPAEGEDSEGVEIMLGVCASGLLIYRDRLRINRFAWPKILKISYKRNNFYIKIRPGEFEQFESTIGFKLPNHRAAKRLWKVCVEHHTFFRLVSPEAPPKKFLSLGSKFRYSGRTQAQTRRASSQIIRPAPLFERSSSKRYNMSRSLDGAPITENHETLMKDGVADGAAKVIAKGDIITTVTTEKKAEEESAEREDAQKDAAETPDAATTTALRQDTKCSPHVFTTDPLRSELSLPSSPVSSTKVRRRRRDGARKRASSVSPAKSGAGRQRRQAHADRKAALLEEQALLLSARKQRLEQGKRRHGGGGTLFSFSLHLPDLSSILDEDGYITFPDLSEMRFLPECAQNFLPIKSPSLIPCFLFIFFFLLSTSFSVPYALTLSFPLALCLCYLEPKAASLTASIAQGYHDHDSSEEEETDSEQTDFAFDGEMTATESDADEDSEMRTQYSFIRRVKGENVFIRHSNLMLEDTEPPAEMVKHQTNISELKRSFLETGGGGGGGAAGLTEWEKRLSSSPVRSPRADEAPMIEPLELQDTKEEEEEEAGDGTKGGVEPKTIEAAAGYLVKYVVDSVVTEGATSSGPHGISLSTTMDDDVFMDGTLREVEEKTPDSQEEASEKVSPGAVRQEVSQAITDKKGTLIILKEAEEKEDTEREDASPPGGDGEPFVSGEFAVDENEIQRRSSEETAAAVETPPAAVKMLSPKEEIQNEDVTRFKRVDSPKKAMAAWISEEAKTEATKETKTEGETLQKVEIFTFEEVRSQPPEFPVSETSAASLAVSTLGWVSSSQKASPDPEDKVTAPTETDATSVKSAGPTSPDILDVASKESPVVHTETKTITYEAAEVDTNGDADPGVLLSAQTITSETTSTTTTTHITKTVKGGISETRIEKRIVITGDTDIDHDEALAQAIKEAKEQHPDMSVTKVVVHKETEITPEEGED